From Cricetulus griseus strain 17A/GY chromosome 1 unlocalized genomic scaffold, alternate assembly CriGri-PICRH-1.0 chr1_0, whole genome shotgun sequence, a single genomic window includes:
- the LOC100754350 gene encoding olfactory receptor 6C65: MMIKNEGFLINLPLQIMPNKTSITEFILLGLTDDPELQIVIFSFVLVTYLLSVSGNMTIITLTLSNVHLKTPMYFFLRNFSFLEISFTTVCIPRFLISIATGNTAISYNACMAQVFFLILLGATEFFLLAAMSYDRYVAICKPLHYTTIISNKVCNQLVIASWSAGFLIVFPPVIMGLQLEFCDSNVIDHFTCDSSPMLQIACTDTKILELMAFLLAVFTLIVTLALVILSYTLILRTILKIPSAQQRKKAFSTCSSHMIVVSISYGSCIFMYVKTSAKEGVELSKGVAVLNTSVAPMLNPFIYTLRNQQVKQALKDFTKKLLPSMER; encoded by the exons ATGATGATAAAAAATGAAGGTTTTTTAATCAATCTCCCTCTACAGA TCATGCCAAATAAGACATCAATAACAGAATTTATTCTTCTCGGACTTACAGATGATCCAGAATTACAAATTGTGATATTCTCTTTTGTGCTGGTCACATACCTACTGAGTGTAAGTGGAAACATGACTATCATTACACTGACACTGTCAAATGTTCACTTGAAAACTcccatgtatttctttctcaGGAATTTCTCTTTCTTAGAAATCTCATTTACAACAGTCTGCATCCCAAGGTTTCTGATCAGCATTGCTACAGGGAACACAGCTATTTCCTATAATGCTTGCATGGCACAAGTATTTTTTTTGATCCTTCTGGGAGCCACAGAATTTTTTCTACTGGCTGCCATGTCCTATGATCgttatgtggccatctgcaaacCTCTGCACTACACAACCATCATTAGCAACAAAGTCTGCAACCAACTTGTAATTGCTTCCTGGTCAGCTGGCTTCCTCATTGTCTTCCCCCCAGTGATCATGGGCCTCCAGCTGGAATTCTGTGACTCTAACGTCATCGATCACTTCACCTGTGACTCTTCTCCCATGCTGCAGATTGCTTGCACAGATACAAAGATTCTAGAATTGATGGCGTTTCTCTTAGCGGTATTCACTCTCATAGTAACTTTGGCCTTGGTGATTCTCTCCTACACACTCATCCTTAGAACAATTCTGAAGATaccttctgcacagcaaaggaaaaaggctttTTCCACTTGTTCCTCCCACATGATTGTGGTTTCCATTTCATATGGAAGCtgcatttttatgtatgtgaaaaCATCTGCTAAAGAAGGTGTGGAACTAAGCAAAGGGGTTGCTGTGCTCAATACCTCTGTAGCTCCCATGTTGAATCCCTTCATTTACACCCTAAGGAACCAGCAGGTCAAGCAGGCACTCAAGGACTTCACCAAAAAGTTACTGCCATCAATGGAGCGCTGA
- the LOC100754634 gene encoding olfactory receptor 6C74: MRNHTLVTTFILLGLTEDPKWQIVIFFFLLITYLLSITGNLIIILLTLLDSHLKTPMYFFLQKFSFLEISLTSTCIPRFLASIVTMDKTISIEACFTQLFAAFVFGIAQFFLLAVMSYDRYVAICRPLHYTTIMNTRVCALLFGACCLIALLAICPGVIVSLGIEFCDNIIEHFFCDYSPILKLSCLDTRFMQLINFVFAVIILLITLALVMFSYGKIISTILRFPSAQQQKKAFSTCSSHMIVVSISYGSCIFMYIKPSAEERIALNKVVAILTISVAPVLNPFIYTLRNKQVKEALKDVIKKCTSATSK, encoded by the coding sequence ATGAGAAATCACACACTGGTGACAACATTTATACTTCTAGGATTGACAGAAGACCCAAAGTGGCAAATTGTAATCTTCTTTTTCCTATTGATAACGTATCTGTTAAGCATCACTGGAAATCTTATCATTATCCTTCTGACCCTGCTGGATTCTCACCTCAAAACAcccatgtatttcttccttcAGAAGTTTTCCTTCTTAGAAATCTCGCTGACATCTACCTGCATCCCTAGATTCCTGGCCAGCATAGTGACCATGGATAAAACTATTTCCATCGAGGCTTGTTTCACACAATTATTTGCTGCCTTTGTCTTTGGGATAGCACAGTTTTTCTTGCTGGCTGTCATGTCCTATGACCGCTACGTGGCCATTTGTAGACCCCTTCATTATACAACCATCATGAACACCAGAGTCTGTGCTTTGCTATTTGGTGCTTGTTGCTTAATTGCTTTGTTGGCAATCTGCCCTGGAGTCATTGTAAGTCTGGGAATAGAATTTTGTGACAATATTATTGAACACTTTTTCTGTGACTACTCTCCCATATTGAAGCTTTCCTGCCTCGATACAAGGTTCATGCAACTGATCAATTTCGTTTTCGCCGTCATTATTCTCCTGATTACCTTGGCACTGGTAATGTTCTCTTATGGAAAAATCATAAGTACAATTTTGAGGTTCCCTTCTGCCCAGCAGCAGAAGAAGGCCTTCTCTACCTGTTCCTCCCACATGATTGTTGTCTCCATCTCTTATGGCAGCTGCATTTTCATGTATATCAAACCTTCTGCAGAAGAGAGGATAGCTTTAAACAAGGTTGTTGCCATACTTACTATTTCAGTTGCACCAGTACTAAATCCTTTCATATATACCTTAAGAAATAAGCAAGTTAAAGAAGCCCTGAAGGATGTCATTAAAAAATGCACCTCTGCTACTTCAAAATAG